In the Dromaius novaehollandiae isolate bDroNov1 unplaced genomic scaffold, bDroNov1.hap1 HAP1_SCAFFOLD_27, whole genome shotgun sequence genome, gctcacccccaggacattttctgaaggggacttttccagGGGAAGGTATATGCTGGccatacctgcaaagggcagaacTTTCCTGCctcagtctgtgcttaatctccccatctcTTGACAGGGCTGCAATGGAAACACAGCTGTTTGGTTCAGACAAGAAACTGTGACTCCTGAACTCTCCTGTTACacggagagatcaaaaggtctgcaaggaacctcagcaaatccctccaGCAATCCCTCTGCCTACACGCaacaccaccataatctttattagcttCCTCGGGGTTGGTCtcagctgctccttagcacctatAAACCTGAAGGTagctgcccctgggacagtgccaggcagcagcgggatgatgcatgaaagagaagaaacttctcacaggaaaggctgtgggagggtggatgtgggcaattccctgacagcttctgcagtgcagatgccttcccctgagccagcccctgtgtctcctctgccacctcgcagagcctctgccctcaaggccacagcattcAGGGCatgagacacctcctttgcagtccagcctccaggagagcagaggtGCATCTCTCCTGTAGGTGCCCATTTTACTACTGCCTGAtagagtggctgagagcaaaaccccttctgcagggggatgtgcacagctgagtgagatgcaggctttcctgcgtgccatggatctggaggtgtttgcatgggagcgagggctccaagacccctcctagcctgtgggtctttgggccatgcagtctgtagggctggggaatgcgccaggtctccctaaggagacaccgtcttttgggcaatgcactaacccaaacacttttgcccctcagcaTTCTCTAGTAATGGCAAAAgacaaggatttctatccctgcaatagatgtgccccgtgtgtggtgagaaactgccccacaccccacccccaaatacatgttgctctttgctatctccatgtacccagtgtggcagagcatctggtgagagctaagggactgaagttacagatgagtttcaaatatgaaaagtcagttttgttctggagtcacaCTTGTGGTTGGGCTGGATATCAGGGCTACACTTGAGTGCACACCccgagcactttggtcattaggTCCTTGCCTGGCctgagaatttcctggccagtcatctgcacagatgagagaacaggttgtcatgagacaatggaccaccttgaaactaggtgattgactggacctaggcaattaagtatttgactgagagttatggcagccctgcaggtgggaatttctgaaggttgtAGGAATTCCcccatggcaaatcctgctgtgtctagtccattttgtatCCCAAAATGCGTTGATgaacatcctgggtggagtgtcccaaagtgtccttgctgcaaaagtgctCAAACTGTGcttagctaagacatttgtaaatagtccatacaaagtgttcctgcagtgatTGTCACATACTCTGCGGTTAAGGTGTaccaatagcaatgaattatgcatgtgctgggtggtcacgtgggtccccagccaactggtttagaactgagccaaccaggggttcaggagtctcacctactccagctgacagccctgcaaggacactttgtcactgcacaatgactgaccatcctgttttgattctgagtttCTGTGTAACaggcagggctgactcctctggagcccatggacagaggaccttGCTCCTCATggtagactcagaaagcacagaccagagcacaagtagaggaggtgaaggaaggtcctgctgttaaggagaaaggaaatgtggggagttgctctgagaaatgctgtgggttttgttcaaagtcagtcctaacttgtcaatgtcttttcctccctggacattctcccacagcccagaggaagcaaatgtccaacagcagcttcctcactgaGTTCCTCCTCTTGGCGTTCGCGGAcacccgggagctgcagctcttgcacttcctcctgttcctgggcatctactcATGGGCTGCCCTCCtcagcaatggcctcatcatcacagctgtaagctgtgaccaccacctccacacccccatgtacttcttcctccttaATCTCTCTGTCCTCGACCTTGGCACGATCTCATCCACTgtgcccaaatccatggccaattccctgtgggacaccagggccatttcctattcAGGaggtgctgcccaggtctttttctttgtcttcttaatttcagcagaatatttccttcttaccatcatggcctatgaccgctatgttgccatctgcaaacccctgcactatgggaccctcatggacagcagagcttgtgtcaaaatggcagcagctgcctggggcactggttttctctattctgtgctgcacattgctaacacattttcaataccactctgccaagacAATGCCCTGGGccaattcttctgtgaaattcctcagatcctcaagctctcctgctcagatgcctacctcagggaagctgggcttcttgtggttagtttTTGTTTAgcctttgtgtgtttcattttcattgtgctgtcctacgtgcagatcttttCATCTGtcctgaggatcccctctgagcagggccggcacaaagccttttccatgtgcctcccgcacctggccgtggtctccctgtttctcagcactgcaatgtttgcatACCtaaagcccccc is a window encoding:
- the LOC135326406 gene encoding olfactory receptor 14A16-like, encoding MSNSSFLTEFLLLAFADTRELQLLHFLLFLGIYSWAALLSNGLIITAVSCDHHLHTPMYFFLLNLSVLDLGTISSTVPKSMANSLWDTRAISYSGGAAQVFFFVFLISAEYFLLTIMAYDRYVAICKPLHYGTLMDSRACVKMAAAAWGTGFLYSVLHIANTFSIPLCQDNALGQFFCEIPQILKLSCSDAYLREAGLLVVSFCLAFVCFIFIVLSYVQIFSSVLRIPSEQGRHKAFSMCLPHLAVVSLFLSTAMFAYLKPPSLSSPALDLVVAVLYSVVPPAVNPLIYSMRNKDLKDALKKLIQLVLVQQV